In one window of Pseudoliparis swirei isolate HS2019 ecotype Mariana Trench chromosome 15, NWPU_hadal_v1, whole genome shotgun sequence DNA:
- the skor2 gene encoding SKI family transcriptional corepressor 2, translating into MDKTHLSSTNDIIMTSSTGPYQQEPRTPPRPAHHHSSSSSLSSPSPSSSSSTLKPNQVSQVILYGVPIVSLVIDHNERLCLAQISNTLLKNYSYNEIHNRRVALGITCVQCTPVQLEILRRAGAMPISSRRCGMITKREAERLCKSFLGENAPPKLPDNFAFDVTHECAWGCRGNFIPARYNSSRAKCIKCSLCNMYFSPNKFIFHSHRTPEAKYTQPDAANFNSWRRHLKLSDKQPADEMAFAWEDVKAMFNGGSRKRALPSSSHCSSMGSMKTHPGSLLPHMMGPDLVAQKRARFEDDDDLDGGSLSPRKAPRSYPVIPVPSKGFGMLQKFPPTSLFPSPYPFPTFGLCQQKKDDSDVSGGQKATGLSGLLWPGRKDTFYPPFCMFWPPRAAGGIPVPTYLQPQPNALSSLADNPSLRQAFLDLSDPGEPGAGAGNGNSVSATIAPGSGTTTPRSALFDPECATVAPDLRPVTSEGWLKLLDTPTLQTRKPSYGSAFRPVIKDAESIAKLHSNGAGTTEEDFGVAVARSDRHQRLSPGSSCSYGSDSGGEGEVEGVESEEEGEVDVESSKQEDEDEEGIFTSRPPQTQTNLYIPALSDSHREERGKDRGSGAVYTSTSPPSSSDPTQQESSSLPASPTASLPLSSSTPPHREDPAYKNTHKNRDEGLPVYATKDNSSVSDENKEQNSFFVPESETSAPDYWRESSGDRSQGAASPVPLKKDVENMEKEELQKVLLEQIDFRRRLEQEFHALKGTSPFPVFHNFQDQMKRELAYREEMVQQLQMIPYANILRKEKISSHLNK; encoded by the exons ATGGACAAGACACATCTTTCGAGCACTAATGACATCATAATGACGAGCTCAACAGGCCCCTACCAGCAGGAACCCAGAACACCACCCAGACCTGCCCATCACcactcctcatcttcatccttaTCCTCCCCTTCTccgtcatcttcctcctcaACCCTCAAGCCGAACCAGGTCAGCCAGGTCATCCTATACGGCGTTCCCATTGTATCGCTGGTCATTGATCACAACGAGAGACTTTGCCTGGCGCAGATTTCCAACACACTCCTCAAGAACTACAGTTACAATGAGATTCATAATCGCCGCGTGGCACTGGGCATCACTTGTGTCCAGTGCACTCCGGTTCAGTTGGAGATTCTTCGCCGGGCCGGTGCCATGCCCATCTCGTCACGCCGCTGTGGCATGATCACAAAACGTGAAGCCGAGCGCCTCTGCAAGTCCTTTCTGGGAGAGAACGCACCGCCCAAACTGCCCGACAACTTTGCCTTCGATGTGACGCACGAGTGCGCCTGGGGTTGCCGTGGTAACTTCATCCCAGCACGCTACAACAGCTCCAGGGCCAAATGCATCAAGTGCTCTTTGTGCAACATGTACTTCTCCCCAAATAAGTTCATTTTCCATTCCCACCGCACACCAGAAGCCAAGTACACCCAGCCCGACGCTGCCAACTTCAACTCCTGGCGGCGACACCTCAAACTCTCTGACAAACAACCGGCGGACGAGATGGCCTTCGCATGGGAAGACGTCAAGGCTATGTTCAATGGGGGCAGCCGAAAGAGAGCGCTGCCCTCTTCATCCCATTGCTCCTCAATGGGTTCTATGAAGACTCACCCAGGTTCGTTACTGCCTCACATGATGGGACCTGACCTGGTTGCTCAGAAAAGAGCCCGCTTCGAGGACGACGATGATTTGGATGGAGGCAGTCTGTCGCCCCGTAAGGCCCCACGTAGCTACCCTGTCATCCCGGTCCCGAGCAAAGGCTTCGGCATGCTGCAGAAGTTCCCTCCCACGTCGCTCTTCCCCTCGCCTTACCCCTTCCCGACGTTCGGCCTTTGCCAGCAGAAAAAAGATGATAGTGATGTTTCAGGTGGCCAGAAAGCAACGGGGTTGTCGGGTCTTTTATGGCCCGGCCGCAAAGATACCTTTTATCCTCCTTTCTGCATGTTTTGGCCACcaagagcagcaggaggaattCCTGTCCCCACCTACCTCCAGCCTCAGCCCAACGCTCTCTCCTCCCTGGCAGACAACCCCTCTCTCAGACAGGCCTTTTTAGATCTCTCAGACCCCGGCGAGCCCGGCGCTGGAGCTGGCAACGGCAATAGTGTCAGTGCAACCATAGCCCCCGGCAGCGGGACTACGACGCCCAGATCTGCGCTGTTTGACCCAGAGTGTGCAACAGTAGCCCCTGACCTTCGCCCCGTGACATCAGAGGGCTGGCTCAAACTCCTGGACACCCCGACCCTCCAAACCAGGAAGCCGAGCTACGGCTCGGCCTTCCGACCTGTCATAAAGGATGCCGAGAGCATCGCCAAGCTCCACAGCAACGGTGCTGGGACAACGGAGGAGGACTTTGGGGTCGCGGTCGCCAGGTCCGACCGCCACCAGCGGCTATCGCCCGGCAGCAGCTGTAGTTACGGGAGTGACAgcggaggagaaggggaggtggagggcgtggagagcgaggaggagggggaggtggatGTGGAGTCGTCGAAGCAagaggacgaggatgaggaaGGTATCTTCACAAGCAGGCCGCCACAGACTCAAACCAACCTGTACATCCCCGCATTGAGTGACagtcacagagaggagagggggaaggacAGAGGGAGTGGTGCTGTGTACACCAgcacctcccctccctcctcctcggaCCCCACGCAGCAGGAGTCCTCCAGCCTGCCTGCCTCCCCGACTGCCAGCCTGcctctctccagctccacccCACCTCACCGAGAGGACCCAGCTTACAAAAAC ACTCACAAAAACAGAGACGAAGGACTACCTGTGTACGCAACCAAAgacaactccagtgtttctg ATGAAAACAAAGAGCAAAATAGTTTCTTTGTgccagagagtgagacgtcGGCGCCCGACTACTGGAGGGAAAGCTCAG GCGATCGAAGCCAAGGTGCTGCCTCTCCTGTGCCACTAAAGAAGGATGTCGAGAACATGGAGAAAg AGGAGCTCCAGAAGGTTCTGCTTGAGCAGATCGACTTCAGGAGGAGGCTGGAGCAAGAGTTTC